CTACGATTGTCTGTTCAAATTCGTTGAGGGACTCTACTTTGGAATCCTTTTTCTTAAGGTTCATCGGGTCCTCTCCTATTTATATGTGATTCTTGGGTCGAGCTGTGCATACACGATATCAACGATGAAGTTCATAGCCACGAGGATAACCGAATATACAATGACAACACCAACGATCAAGGTATAATCCCTGTTGAAGGAACTCTGGACGAAAAATTTGCCCAACCCTGGAACACGGAAAATCTGTTCGATGACGATAGACCCCGTGATGATACCCGCGAAGGCAGGTCCGAGGTAACTTACGATAGGAAGCATGGCCCCCTTCATGGCATGTTTGAAGATGATGGTTGAGTTTTTCATGCCTTTTGCTTTTGCCGTCCTGATGTAGTCGCTTCTCAGTGTTTCAAGCATTGAGGATCGGGTAAGTCGCGCTATATCTGCAAAATAAGCAAATGAAAGGGAGAGGGCTGGGAGTATAATAGTCCTGTACCCTTCACCTGTGGTATACCAGCCGCTGGTAGGCAACCATTTCAATTTCATGGCGAAGATGAGTTGTAAAACAGGAGCAATTACAAACAAGGGTATGGATATTCCTATGACGGCCCATCCCATACTTAGGTAGTCTACCCAGGTATTTTGCCGTACGGCAGCTATTACCCCGGCCGACACACCCAACGTCAAGGCAATGAACATGGCCCAAAGCCCCAAGACAATCGAATTGGGAAGGCTATTGAAAATGTAATAGTTTACATCATAGTCCTTATACTTGTAAGACGGCCCGAGATCCCCTCTCAAAACGTCAAACATGTAACGGCCATATTGTTGTATCAAAGGTTCGTCCATATGGTACTTTGCCTCGATGTTCCTCTTTACAACCTCAGGTAAATTGCGTTCAGTCGCAAAGGGACCGCCCGGAGCTACACGGACGATAAAGAAACTTAACGTGATGATAATCAAAAGCGTAGGAATGATTCCCAGGAGTCTGTTGACGATATATTTTGTCATGCGCTTCCTCGTAGAGATAAATTACAGGGTACATTGAGGATGGTTTTTTCCTCGATTACACAGTCTTTCAGATACTATACCAAGAAGTCTATTTATGCAAGAATTAACAAAGTATTGAGGTTTCTTGTATGGAAGATTTCTTGAAAAATAAATATAAAATTTTTCATAGAAAAGATTTGAAAAATCAATCATAAGAAACCGATTAGTAAATGACAATAGGCTCCCGATAGAGAAATATCTCTAATAAGAGTTAAGACGTAAAATTTTTTTATGCTATTGTAGTCATATTCAGCTTTGTGTAGTAGGAGAAGGTGAAATTGAGAAAAATATATTTGGAAAATCTTGGCTGTTCCAAGAATCAGGTCGATGCAGAGACCATGTTGAAAATCCTCTGTGAGGATGGTTCTGTCAGGACTGAGGACGCCAGCGAAGCGGATTTGATCATTGTAAATACCTGTGGATTTATTGAAA
The sequence above is a segment of the Sphaerochaeta pleomorpha str. Grapes genome. Coding sequences within it:
- the oppB gene encoding oligopeptide ABC transporter permease OppB, with product MTKYIVNRLLGIIPTLLIIITLSFFIVRVAPGGPFATERNLPEVVKRNIEAKYHMDEPLIQQYGRYMFDVLRGDLGPSYKYKDYDVNYYIFNSLPNSIVLGLWAMFIALTLGVSAGVIAAVRQNTWVDYLSMGWAVIGISIPLFVIAPVLQLIFAMKLKWLPTSGWYTTGEGYRTIILPALSLSFAYFADIARLTRSSMLETLRSDYIRTAKAKGMKNSTIIFKHAMKGAMLPIVSYLGPAFAGIITGSIVIEQIFRVPGLGKFFVQSSFNRDYTLIVGVVIVYSVILVAMNFIVDIVYAQLDPRITYK